Proteins encoded within one genomic window of Anopheles gambiae chromosome 3, idAnoGambNW_F1_1, whole genome shotgun sequence:
- the LOC133393100 gene encoding uncharacterized protein LOC133393100 isoform X1 — MEICFSLLLQSIAILGLDGLPKRRWKFSRELLLSRCCLLALLLVLCCQLTPTVQGVPRRHTAKAYDAEEGYYESDGSYEEDDDEQHYGTGETIHHGSANPHDDNDSVEIEYEEHDEHHHHHHLPNGVAESDESSEEHTEDAFNNANLLAQLGIQQKLPDGYGKSKKKGKHYGPPPVTIAVPYPVHIERKVPVFIEKKVPVIVEKQVEVPVDRPYEVPVPVKVPVHEKEVIHVPKPIVFNVDRPYPVFVHRTVFVDKYRPFKVLIKSRTRY; from the exons ATGGAA ATCTGTTTCTCACTTTTACTCCAAAGCATAGCAATACTGGGCCTCGATGGATTACCAAAGCGTCGGTGGAAGTTTAGCCGGGAATTGCTGCTAAGTCGCTGCTGTCTGTTAGCCCTGTTACTAGTGCTATGCTGCCAGCTAACACCCACCGTTCAGGGAGTTCCCCGAAGACACACCGCCAAAGCTTACGATGCAGAAGAGGGATACTACGAGTCCGACGGTAGCTACGAGGAAGATGACGACGAGCAGCACTACGGAACAGGTGAGACGATCCATCACGGTTCTGCCAACCCGCACGACGATAACGATTCTGTGGAAATAGAGTACGAAGAGCATGacgaacatcatcatcatcatcatctaccGAACGGGGTCGCCGAGTCGGACGAATCCAGCGAAGAACATACCGAAGATGCTTTCAATAACGCCAACCTGCTGGCCCAACTCGGCATCCAGCAGAAGCTACCGGACGGGTACgggaagagcaagaagaaaggCAAACACTACGGACCGCCGCCGGTTACGATCGCCGTCCCGTACCCGGTGCACATCGAGCGGAAGGTTCCGGTGTTTATCGAGAAGAAGGTTCCGGTGATCGTGGAAAAGCAGGTGGAGGTGCCCGTCGACCGACCGTACGAGGTGCCCGTCCCGGTGAAAGTGCCCGTCCACGAGAAGGAAGTGATACACGTGCCGAAACCGATCGTCTTCAATGTGGACCGACCGTACCCGGTGTTTGTGCACCGGACTGTGTTTGTGGACAAGTACCGGCCGTTCAAAGTGTTGATCAAGTCGAGAACTCGCTACTAG
- the LOC133393100 gene encoding uncharacterized protein LOC133393100 isoform X2, with product MEICFSLLLQSIAILGLDGLPKRRWKFSRELLLSRCCLLALLLVLCCQLTPTVQGVPRRHTAKAYDAEEGYYESDGSYEEDDDEQHYGTEYEEHDEHHHHHHLPNGVAESDESSEEHTEDAFNNANLLAQLGIQQKLPDGYGKSKKKGKHYGPPPVTIAVPYPVHIERKVPVFIEKKVPVIVEKQVEVPVDRPYEVPVPVKVPVHEKEVIHVPKPIVFNVDRPYPVFVHRTVFVDKYRPFKVLIKSRTRY from the exons ATGGAA ATCTGTTTCTCACTTTTACTCCAAAGCATAGCAATACTGGGCCTCGATGGATTACCAAAGCGTCGGTGGAAGTTTAGCCGGGAATTGCTGCTAAGTCGCTGCTGTCTGTTAGCCCTGTTACTAGTGCTATGCTGCCAGCTAACACCCACCGTTCAGGGAGTTCCCCGAAGACACACCGCCAAAGCTTACGATGCAGAAGAGGGATACTACGAGTCCGACGGTAGCTACGAGGAAGATGACGACGAGCAGCACTACGGAACAG AGTACGAAGAGCATGacgaacatcatcatcatcatcatctaccGAACGGGGTCGCCGAGTCGGACGAATCCAGCGAAGAACATACCGAAGATGCTTTCAATAACGCCAACCTGCTGGCCCAACTCGGCATCCAGCAGAAGCTACCGGACGGGTACgggaagagcaagaagaaaggCAAACACTACGGACCGCCGCCGGTTACGATCGCCGTCCCGTACCCGGTGCACATCGAGCGGAAGGTTCCGGTGTTTATCGAGAAGAAGGTTCCGGTGATCGTGGAAAAGCAGGTGGAGGTGCCCGTCGACCGACCGTACGAGGTGCCCGTCCCGGTGAAAGTGCCCGTCCACGAGAAGGAAGTGATACACGTGCCGAAACCGATCGTCTTCAATGTGGACCGACCGTACCCGGTGTTTGTGCACCGGACTGTGTTTGTGGACAAGTACCGGCCGTTCAAAGTGTTGATCAAGTCGAGAACTCGCTACTAG